The DNA window AGACCGCGAAGAAGACGGCTGCGAAGGCCGGCTCGGCACGGAAGCCGGCCGTCCGCAAGACCGCTGCAAAGAAGAGCCCGGCCAGGAAGACGTCGACCGGGGCGGCTGCGAAGAAGACGGCAAAGAAGGCAGCCGCGAAGAAGTCGACGGCCAGGAAGACGGCGGCGAAGAAGAGCGCGCCCAGCAAGGCGGCCGCGAAAAAGGCGGCCGCGAAGAAGGCGCCGACGAAGAAGGCGAGCGCGAAGAAGGCGCCGGCGAACAAGGCGGCGGCCAGAAAGGCTCCGGCCGGCAAGCCCGCCGCGAAGAAGAGCGCAGCCAGGGCCGCAGAGACGCAGGCGACCCCGGCGAAGGCAGCTCGCAAGCGTACACCGGCGGCCAAGGCGCCCGCGGTGAAGGAAGCAGCGGCACCGCGCGCCGACGAGGCGCAGGCTGCGACTGCTCCCGCGGCGGAGGTCCCGGCGAAGCGTGCCCGCCGTGGTGCGGCCGCCTCGCAGGCGCCCGGCGGCCCGGCGGCGGAGGCGCGCCCGAAGGGGAGCAAGTCACGCGCAGCGAAGGCGAATGAGCCGGAGGCGGACACGCAGGCGGGCGCGGGCGCGGCCGAAGCATCCACAGCGCCCCGCACCGGCAAGCGGGCGGCGAAGAAGCGTGGCGCGAAGAGCATCAAGAAGCTGCGCAAGAAGCTGCTGCGCGACGACGACGAGATACGCGCGCGCCGCCGGGAGCTGCTCCGTCGCAAGAAGCTACGGGCGAAGCGGCGCGCGATGCGCGAGCGCATGGCGGTGCGACCGTCGCCGCCGCTGGAGGAAACGGACCCGCTCGGCGCGTACCTGCGCGGCGACATGGTGCCCTGCCCGGTCGGGTGCGGCGGTTTCTCGGAGGTCGTGCGTATCGCCACGCGGGAGAACGGCGCGGGCGAGGTGTGGTTCGAGTGCCTGAGCTGTGCGCAGCGCAAGGAATTCGAGGTGCCGGCGCCGACCGCAGAGGAGAGCCGCACGGTGCGCCAGGCACTGGAGGAGGGACGCGAGCCCGGCTGCGTTCGCCATGGCGAGCGGCATGTCGGGCTGCGGCGCCGCGGCCCGAACTGGGTCTGCCCGTCCTGCGGCGTCCAGTACGAGTAGCGCTGGCCCGGTGTTCGCATCAGGGGTGGAACGCCGCCGCTGAGCGCGGTTAGGAGAAGGCGGCACACTCCGAGATA is part of the Longimicrobiales bacterium genome and encodes:
- a CDS encoding histone H1-like repetitive region-containing protein, whose amino-acid sequence is MAAKKGRSTGTAKKTDKRTARTASRSAGASRSAKRSPSRSTAKKSAATKKTTARRSTSGAAGSASARKSASKAGRTGGSAAKKTAARKSGGGAGKAGSGRSATAKKNPRKTSRTAKKAAVKKTAKKTAAKAGSARKPAVRKTAAKKSPARKTSTGAAAKKTAKKAAAKKSTARKTAAKKSAPSKAAAKKAAAKKAPTKKASAKKAPANKAAARKAPAGKPAAKKSAARAAETQATPAKAARKRTPAAKAPAVKEAAAPRADEAQAATAPAAEVPAKRARRGAAASQAPGGPAAEARPKGSKSRAAKANEPEADTQAGAGAAEASTAPRTGKRAAKKRGAKSIKKLRKKLLRDDDEIRARRRELLRRKKLRAKRRAMRERMAVRPSPPLEETDPLGAYLRGDMVPCPVGCGGFSEVVRIATRENGAGEVWFECLSCAQRKEFEVPAPTAEESRTVRQALEEGREPGCVRHGERHVGLRRRGPNWVCPSCGVQYE